GGATGCTGAAGACGGATCTCGCGCCTTACCGCGATGAGCTGATCATCTCCAGCAAAGCCGGATACTATATGTGGCCCGGCCCTTACGGTGAATGGGGCTCCAGGAAGTATCTGGTCTCCAGTCTGGATCAGAGCCTGAAGCGGATGGGACTTGATTATGTAGACATCTACTACCACCATCGTCCAGACCCGAATACGCCGCTGGAAGAGACCATGTCCGCCCTCGATTTCCTGGTTCGTCAGGGCAAAGCGCTGTATGTCGGCCTCTCGAACTACAAGCCGGAGGAAGCGCGGGAAGCCGCGCAGATTCTCCGCCGCCTGGGCACGCCTTGCCTGATCCATCAGCCGAACTATTCGATGATGTCGCGCTGGATCGAGGACGGCCTGCAGGATGTGCTGGAGGAAGAGGGCATCGGCACCATCGCCTTCTCCCCGCTGCAAAAGGGGATTCTGACCGACCGCTACCTGAACGGCATCGCAGCCGATTCCCGCGCAGCCGGACCCAGCGTGTTCCTCTCCGAGAAGGAGCTCACGCCTGAGGTGCTGGCCAAGGTTGGCAAGCTGAACGAAATCGCGGCGGCACGCGGACAGAAGATGTCGCAGCTTGCCTTATCGTGGGTACTGCGCGGCGGCAAGGTGACCTCTGCACTGATCGGGGCAAGCAAGACCAGCCAGATCGAGGATGCCGTAGCTTCACTGAATGCGCCTGAGCTAAGCGCGGAAGAGCTGGAGCAGATTGAGAGCATTCTGCGCGGATAAACCGGGGCTGGGACAGATACTGCACCTGCCGAGCCTGCAGATCACTGATACCAGATTACAGATTACAGATTACAGATTATAGAATACAGATACCAGATCACAGACATGACGGAAATCCTGCCCACCCGCTCGCGGTGGTGCAGGATTCTTTTTTGTGCGGATATCCCTAACTAGTAGCTTATCAGCTTTAAAATAGTGGAGCAGACGCAATCCCCTTCAAATTACATCTTTTTTTCCAAGCGGGCGTTGTTCTTCAGGGGCGTTTGGCTTCGCGTAACGGACACAGGGGCTCTTATCCGGGAAGAAAGTCGCCAATTGGGTGAGTAATGGACTCCACAGACCTTATCCTTTGCACTTCAGCTCCGAAACGACTCATAGAGAGACTATAAGGTCGCCTGAGTCCGTTACGCTGCAAAAAGTGGCGTTTTCGCGGGGATAAGATCTCTCCGGTCCGTTAGATTTGGGGTGGATTGGGTTTAACAAGCTTATCCATCCTATTTAATCTGATACAGCATCATATTGAAATATATGAATTGGATCAGTAAGACGAACCAAAACTATTATGTTCGGTTTTCCGCATACATTAGGCCCGCCACCTTCGCGTAAGCACATTGTATTCGGTTATCCGCATACACTTCCCTCCCAACGCTTTCACACTTTTAAAACTCCAGTTCTCATCCTGCCCAACAACAGTTTAAAGACTGCTGCTCTACCAGTTGAACCTTGAAGCCTTCCCGCCCGGGTGCTTACGCTATGCCTGAATGCTATAATGAAATTATTCATAACCATTAATACCCATCACTGCGTAACGAAAGGACATCCGATGAAGACTAACCGATTGGGGCAATCCGATTTACATGTAAGTGCCATGGGGCTTGGCTGCATGTCGCTGGGGACAGAGGAAGCGCAGGCCACCGCCATTATCCACGAAGCGCTCGACCGCGGAATTAACTTCCTGGACACCGCCGACCTCTATGATGAGGGCCGCAATGAGGAGCTTGTCGGTCAGGCCATCCGGCACCGCCGTGCTGACGTGATCCTGGCGACCAAGGTGGGCAACCGCAGAATTCCCGGCAAGGAAGGCTGGAGCTGGGATGCCTCCAAGGCCTATATCCGCTCCGCTGTGAAGGAGAGCCTGCACAGGCTGCAGACCGATTATATTGATCTGTATCAGCTGCACGGAGGAACGCTGGAGGATGATATCGATGAGACGGTTGAAGCCTTCGAGGAGCTGAAGCGGGAAGGGGTTATCCGCCATTATGGCATCTCCTCCATCCGGCCGAATGTGATCCGTGAATATGTGCAGCGCTCCGGCATCGTCAGCGTGATGAGCCAATATAGCATTCTCGACAGACGCCCGGAGGAGAACATTCTTCCGCTGCTGGGCCGCACGGGCATCAGTATGATTGCCCGGGGGCCGCTGGCGAGCGGCATTCTGACCGATCATGGCCGCAGCAAGGCGCAGCGGGCGTATCTGGACTATACGGAGGCCGAGCTCACGGCGCTGCATGAGCAGCTGATGAGCCAGACCACCCTGACGCGGACGCTGACAC
The window above is part of the Paenibacillus sp. FSL H8-0048 genome. Proteins encoded here:
- a CDS encoding aldo/keto reductase, whose protein sequence is MYIANPERYGTMKYNRTGRSGLLLPAISLGLWHNFGGNDVYENGRAMVRRAFDLGITHFDLANNYGPPAGSAEESFGRMLKTDLAPYRDELIISSKAGYYMWPGPYGEWGSRKYLVSSLDQSLKRMGLDYVDIYYHHRPDPNTPLEETMSALDFLVRQGKALYVGLSNYKPEEAREAAQILRRLGTPCLIHQPNYSMMSRWIEDGLQDVLEEEGIGTIAFSPLQKGILTDRYLNGIAADSRAAGPSVFLSEKELTPEVLAKVGKLNEIAAARGQKMSQLALSWVLRGGKVTSALIGASKTSQIEDAVASLNAPELSAEELEQIESILRG
- a CDS encoding aldo/keto reductase, which translates into the protein MKTNRLGQSDLHVSAMGLGCMSLGTEEAQATAIIHEALDRGINFLDTADLYDEGRNEELVGQAIRHRRADVILATKVGNRRIPGKEGWSWDASKAYIRSAVKESLHRLQTDYIDLYQLHGGTLEDDIDETVEAFEELKREGVIRHYGISSIRPNVIREYVQRSGIVSVMSQYSILDRRPEENILPLLGRTGISMIARGPLASGILTDHGRSKAQRAYLDYTEAELTALHEQLMSQTTLTRTLTQTALQYPLADPAVAAIIPGASSLEQLRQNMAAARSQPLSALELEAVRDASKAGRYTLHV